AAACCACAACTGGAGTCTGTTCATCTCAACCTGTTCTGCTCGACAGGGCCGGGTCTCGGCACGAGGGTGTGCCGAGACCCCGACTGCGGGGTAGCGGGTCGGTCAGCTGGCGAGGCGGTCGGTAAACGGGTTAGGCCCGGCGAAGACCGGCACCTCCCACGCCTCGCGCTCCTCACGTGTACCGGCCTCGGTCTCGACCGCGGCGACCGCTGCCGAGATCGGCGCGCGCCCGAAACCGTTGCCGCTGTTGCTGCTTCGGCCGGACTTGCGGTTCACTTTCGCGGTGGCCCAGCGCAGCGAGGGCCCGACCTCGTCGACCTCGAGCTCGAACACGGAGCGCTTCTCGCCCTCGCGGGTTTCATAGGAGCGCTGCTTGAGCCGCCCGGACACGATCACCCGCGCCCCGGCTGGCAGGTCACTGTCGGCGAGGTTCTCGGCCGCCTCGCGCCAGAGGTTGCAGCGAAGGAACAACGGCGCACCGTCTTTCCACCCATTGGTGGCTCGGTCGAAAACCCGTGGAGTGGCCGCGACGGTGAAGCTGGCCACCGCCACCCCGGCTGGGGTGAAACGAAGCTCGGGCGTAGCGGTCAGATTCCCGATGTGGGTAATGACGGTATCGCCGGCGGACATGGGCAGTCCTTCCTGAAAACTGTTGTGCGGGTGGGATGGACGGCCCTCAGGCGGCGAGATCGATGTCGTTGTAA
This DNA window, taken from Nocardia sp. XZ_19_385, encodes the following:
- a CDS encoding single-stranded DNA-binding protein, coding for MSAGDTVITHIGNLTATPELRFTPAGVAVASFTVAATPRVFDRATNGWKDGAPLFLRCNLWREAAENLADSDLPAGARVIVSGRLKQRSYETREGEKRSVFELEVDEVGPSLRWATAKVNRKSGRSSNSGNGFGRAPISAAVAAVETEAGTREEREAWEVPVFAGPNPFTDRLAS